A window of the Candidatus Nitrosotalea okcheonensis genome harbors these coding sequences:
- a CDS encoding YkgJ family cysteine cluster protein, whose amino-acid sequence MMKSNIEEALELLSKNWKIEPVIQDFILGKKTNVSDFQIKVNGVIFHIPYLTDEDGYVLWKCYWPDCHNCCNRQGRLPLTSSDLIIISKNLKYDKVSDFVKKETNIATWEEKGPAGNSVVMTMINLKRKDDEKETDDGTHIKCRFLDERGYCGLHPSRPGVCYLYPFSSWLENEKGKARVHATFQFTGDCPGFYFAKSHDAMKDVLLEYSKMIYDYTMNSNRTTRENFGYVSM is encoded by the coding sequence TTGATGAAATCAAATATCGAAGAGGCCCTAGAGCTATTATCTAAAAACTGGAAAATTGAACCGGTAATTCAAGATTTTATTTTGGGCAAAAAAACAAATGTTTCAGATTTCCAGATAAAAGTTAACGGCGTAATTTTTCATATTCCTTATTTGACAGATGAAGACGGTTATGTCTTGTGGAAATGCTATTGGCCTGACTGTCATAATTGCTGTAATAGACAGGGACGATTACCACTTACAAGCAGCGATCTGATAATAATAAGTAAAAATCTAAAATATGACAAAGTATCGGATTTTGTAAAGAAAGAGACTAACATAGCCACATGGGAAGAAAAAGGACCTGCGGGAAACTCTGTGGTAATGACCATGATTAATCTAAAACGTAAAGATGATGAAAAAGAGACAGATGATGGGACTCATATCAAGTGCAGATTTCTTGATGAAAGAGGCTACTGTGGACTTCATCCCTCTAGACCGGGAGTATGCTATCTGTATCCATTTTCATCATGGCTTGAAAATGAAAAAGGAAAAGCTCGGGTCCATGCTACATTTCAGTTCACAGGTGATTGTCCAGGATTTTATTTTGCAAAATCCCACGACGCAATGAAAGATGTTCTGTTAGAGTATTCCAAAATGATCTATGACTATACCATGAACTCAAACAGAACAACAAGAGAAAATTTTGGCTATGTAAGTATGTAA